In the Callospermophilus lateralis isolate mCalLat2 chromosome 19, mCalLat2.hap1, whole genome shotgun sequence genome, ggcttataaGAATAACTTATTGgaaatttatatcatttaatgttctataactggacctattatcaataagattaatataaagttctatttaagtagcaaagatcagcttcagtactagaacactttacctaaaatttataaagatccatttcttacctgagataaggctctgccttccatcttactacatgtcagAATGACTCCAAAGTAGGCCAGACTTCAGTTAAAGCTCAGTACTCttaatttaagactggtgagactGACTTGCTAGATGTGTAAGAtcaagatttaaaattaaagttaaactaaaagggccaagaaaaccaatatttggctctggccctctgagtcagtctgaatccagggaacaaggaacttctctaaagagctttgcaactctgggccccataacctcctgatcagggagattaatgagaccactggagaatgaaagccaatcagtgcacttGCTATGAATAGGAAGGTCACTGGAGAAAGGAGACAttcctgttgcttccaagggaagccacattgtcaagcaagacctggacccatcccagcacaaatggcactagcagaactaagaagctTCATTCAAGTTCCCCAACGAGTGACTCTGTGGGAACTCAactgactcttaacaatagagAGAAACAAAGTCAATTTTGACCAGCTTGATTTTAAACACCTACCAAAAACAGTTAAACCAAAACAGTCATTCCTGGGGGTAATGAAGGACAAGATCAAACAACTACAAAAACAGCTAGAAAAGAACAGACAGTGACTAGGCCAACAGTCTCCATGGAGACTGGCCTTGGCTGAAGGTCCTCCCCATTGCAGGACCCCTATTAGTCCTCTTTATGTTTCTCCTAATAGGATCATGTCTGTTAAATTGCCTAGAGAAGTTCCTGCAAGATCAGATAcacaaattcaccaaccagccaGTCAATCAACTACTTCTTCAAGACTACCAGACCCTGATGCTCAAGTCGGAGACCTACAACTCCTAACCAACTGCTCTGGCTCCCGAGACTCTGCCCCCACCTAAAACCCTCCCTGATCCATTTACAGGAATGAGATTTTTCACCCCTAACCAGCAGAAAGTAGCCAGACGTAATTCAGAGCCCTATATCAtcaagaaaaaaaagccaggatatTAGGTCAGTTTGAGGTAGCTAAGGGAATAAAGCACCAGGCAACCCACATGTGCAAAAGAACAACCAATCAGGTGCTGACAGACAAGTAGTGAACCACCTGTCAATCAGTGGGGTCTCCTGACCAATCCTGGAAGGACACGGATCTCAGCAAGATCCCCTGACCAACCCCAGGaggacaagggactctaaaaacctccctttcctgtcccaagccttcCGTTCCTGCCCTAAGCCCAATAAAATTCCAATCTATCTGAGCCTGTGCTTGACTCCCCTGGACCGGCTCTGTTGGACTGGAGGGTCTCGTCCAGGAGCGAGTCTCAATAAAGCCTTGTTCAGCAGCcttttaatctgcctccttttggtcaTCGGTGCCTGAGCTTAGCCAGATAGTACATCTATATCAGTATTTAGCTATTTACACTAGCCTCAAGCCATGAGCTCAACTGATCCTttcccctcagcctcctgagtagtagaGAATATAGGTGTTCACCTCCATACCTTGCTTTTCCTTGCAGAGAAGGAGCATCATTCATTTAAGGGGCCCAGATTACAGCCACTGGCAGCCACCATTGCATTCACCAAATGCTGAGGGGAGCCCTCCCTATTGTACAGAGGAGAAGTAACTTGCCTACAGTCACGTAGCTTGCAGAGAGAGTGAGACCAAGTGGCTCTTCAGGGACATTTGCTCACCTGCCCCCAGTATTACCTATCAAGGTAGATAATGAGAAAAGGGCAAGGAATGGGGTTTTGGGTCATCTCTGCATGGTATGAACCAAGCCCTGCTATGGCGCAGACACCCATCCCAAACAGCCCTGTGTTGTCCCCACTCAGGGGTCACTCCTAAGTTGGGCAACAACCTACTCCCAAGACCCCTCTTCACAGAACCTATTCCTGCCAGGTCCTTCTCTCCCAGAGGCCAGGCCCAGGCAGGTCCCCCAGAGGCAGCAGCATAATTCAGTGAACAACTAGACCATGACCCAGGATCTGCCCTTCTGGGAGCCTGTCTCCTGCTTGTGCCTCACTTTGCTCATCCTTAAACCAGGCCAGGCTGTTCCTTTGGttctaagtttttgtttttttacaaaaGTTCACATTCTTGTGTTTATCCTTTGGTTCAGCATTCCTAGCATACATTAGGCCTGTTTTGGGACCTTGACAAGCTACACTGCCAGGGTGATGAGGTGTGCGGACAGTTGTCACCTTTGAGGGGAGGAACTAGAAAGTTGCCAAAGGGTGGTTTGGAGGTGCAGTCACCTCTGTACCCTGACCTGGGAACCGTTGACCTGAGTGTGCTGGGTGAGCAAAGTCTGCAGGGAGCCTTACCCTTCCGGGCACTTCTCTAATCATCTATGTGGTAATTCACCCAAAAGTTGATAATCAATCATTCAGTGTGGACCTTTGGCCTCTCAGGCATGGCTCCACGCACCCCACTAATTCAAACAAAACCAAACTGGCAAGGAGACAAGACCAAGGGACGAGGGGTCTGCCCACTTTGACAAGACAGGCGGGGAAGCCAGGGCAATGGCGTCTGTGGGCCTGGAAGGCAGCACCTGGGTGGCAGCCACACGTGGGCCTTGCTTCAGGACACAGGGTGGGGCCCTGCCAAGCCCCCAGGTTCCCCCCACAGCAAGAAGCAGAGTGGGTggcgggaggaaggagggaggcacaggccctgggtcacagaagaagagagaaccaGAAGGTGTGGGCCATTATCACCTCTGTCTCGGGGAGAACTAGGGCAAGAAACCCTGAGGACAGTCCTGGGCTGCAGAAGGACAGTTCACCCAAGGATGGCCACATAGAATGCACATGAAGGAGCTTGAAACCTCCTCTCACCCGGTGACACCACAGCCATGTTAACATCCTAGTGCAACACACCACATGTGTGTGGCAGTGATAGTGTAAATAAACCTACTGTGTGGCTGGTGGTATAAAAATAGAGCATGTGTAATTATGTACAGTGCAGCATACTTGATGATAGTAAGGGACTGTGCTACTCTTCAGCTACTCATTATACTTCACTTCTGATCATTAGAGTGTAGTCtctttatgaaaaaatattcaggaaagcaATACACCCCGTGACACCAGCAGCAGCCTGCACCATGCAACTCATGTTTACTTCATCTTTTGTTTCCCTCAAGAGGCAACATTGAGGTGGGTGCAGTGGCTCAAGTCtacaatcccagcgacttggcagactgaggcagtaggatcacatgttcaaagccaaactcagcaacttagcgaggtcctaagcaacttagtgacagcctgtttcaaattaaaatataagaaagtGGCCAGGACAATTCTCAAGCACCCCTGGGtgaaatcctcagtaccaaaataatTCTTACAACTACATGATTGTCTAATGATGCACATCTAGGAAGAATTTAGGAAGATCTGGTGGCCCATGACTACATTTTGTCTTTTTTGCCAGTTTGGTGTTgtttgaagttgaggagtacgtgGAGCCATGCCTGAGAGGCCAAAGGTTCACATTGAATAATTGATTCTCAACTTTTGGATGAATTACCACATAGATGATTAGAAAAGTGCCCGGAAGGGTAAGGCTCCCTGAGGGTTTTGCTGACGCAGCACACTCAGGTCAATGGTGCCCAGGTCAGGAGACAGAGGTGACTGCACCTCCAAACCACCCTTTGGCAACTTTCTAGTTCCTCCCCTCAAGGGTGACAACTGTCCCCACACCTCATCACTCTGGCTTCTTAGCTGGTCAGGGTCCCAACTTGGACATCTCATGGATGGGCAGGGAAGGGGCTGGACACTTGGTGGTAACTGGGGAGGTGGGGGCTCCCTGCTGAGCTCCTCTGACAGCACAGGGCAGGGTGCTGGGGGTCTCAGGGCAGGTGCCCCTCCCTGGGGCCTCAAGGGTGTGCCTTCGTCCCATAGCAGTCAAGATCCCTGGGTCTGACCATGACTTGGAGTCTCCTTGGAAGACCATGCACAGAGGGGTACTGATGACCTCACTGCAGCAGTTGGCCATGAACTTGTTTCTGTAGATCAGGAAGTCTGGTGACAAGTGAGGGCAGCAGCAGGGAGAGGACCTGATGTCCAGGCCCAGAATGAGGCTCCTTCCACTCACTGGCTCCTACTCCATGTGGGGATACTGCAGCCTCAGGGGAGTATGTGGTCAAATCTGGAGACAAGGTCGCTACGTGGGTCAAGGCCGAGGGAGGGGATGAGCAGTGGATCCTGGCAGAGATGGTCAATTACAGCCACACCATCAACAATCGAGtggaccccccacacacacctcagCTGTACATTGCTCACCACACCCTCTCAGTTGACATTGTTCAGCCTGTCTGCACAGTGGGAGAAGAGTTTCCCCAGAGGGCACCTGGGCAGGGaggtgtgggaggcactgggctcCTCAGGCCAATTTCCTACCCTCCgtctcctcttctttctctttctggctCCCTGGCTTGCAGTGGGTACCTGGCTACACCCAGTGTCCTCCTTCCGGTCCCCCACAGGTATGAGGTAGATGACTTGATGAAGAAGGCAAAGAGTGAGTGTCCAGCTGGGAATGGGGTGGCCAGACTCCTAACAAGTGAACGCCCCTGGCCCTGGGCTAATTTGGTCTCCCCTCAGGACACACAATTGAGCAACAGGTGCATCATCCCATAGCCCCAGTGGaaagccattcctgagaaagaccCCGAGGCTTATCCAGAGGGCCAGCTCCTGTTGTCTTCCATATCTGGACCACCTGCTTCTCCAGTGCCCTGATACATACAGTGCCCTGACCACAGACAGTAAGGCAGCCTCCACTGAGAGGCCCACCATGACACCAGGACCCCAGACATGATATGGGATCATCTTccaattctttcccttttctcctctCATGGCCTCACAACTTCAAGGACCTACATCTACCTTGTGAAGCCCTCCTGCCCAGCCTGACCCTGAGCCTGCCCCCCAGGGAGCAGGCTGCTCTGCCTGTCTGTCCTTCCTCATCTGGGCAGTCAGAGTAGTGCAAGCTGGGTGCACGGGCCCAGACCTCCTGACTCCTGCTTTCACCTCTTTGCTGGTACTGACCCATGTGACCTGGGTCCCATGTAACCTAATTCAGGCTGAACACCATTCCCCCTGTACCAGCCTGTGACCCTCTGGGTTGGGTTTGATCTTCTTAACATGGAGGTCCTGAATGGCACCAGACACCTTGCCGTTCTAGCATGACCCTTTGGGATGGAGTCTCATCTCATCCTTCCTTCCCACTGCTCTTTGTCTTCTGCCCTAGGCCACCTTCACTGAGGACCAGCTCTGGACAGCAGGGAGTGGGAAGGGGTCCTGGTCCTATCTGCAACCTACAGGCGCTGGATGAAAACTCCATCCTGTTTGAAGACACCTCCTATGCAGATGGCTGCTCCCCTCCACTCAGTGTAACCCAGAGGTATGTGGTGGCTTATAGGAAGTCCAAAAATAAGGGAAGTTGTCGGGGAGACTAGAGGGAGGAGGCAACAGAGCAATTTACAGGATCCAATGTTCTTCCTCTTCTCTCATGTCCCTGGGCCATCTCTCTGCACACCCTCTTTCCCACCCAGGCAGGGCTGGTGGACACCACAGGCTGCGGGGCCAAGGTCCCTACTTGGTCCCAGTGGGATTTACTTTGTCTCAGGTTTCCTCCTGGATTCCAAGAGAGCCTCTTGATGGACATATCATGTTTTATTCCTGAGGTCATGGGTCAGGCTTGTGCCCACGCTCCCCCTGCAGTGGCTCCCCACGACACCACTCAGAGCTGCCAGCGGAAGTTGAGCTTGCAGCCTGCCATCTTCTTAGCATAGTGGGTGTCAAAGCACTCATTCTGGGCCACGGTGAAGACAGATTTCCAGTCCCCCACGATGCCTGGGGAGGGAAAGAAAGTGGCCTAAGTCCCACCCACATAGGTGGCCCCCGATGGCTCAGGGCACGCTCTGGCACTTGCTTCCACCCTCCCTTCTCCAGACACCCACCCTGGCCAGCACCCACCTTTCCTCATGAAGGGAGAAATGTTGTGGTCCATGAGCTCAGTCGGAAGGGTGGTGTAGTTGGCCATGGGATTCTTCTTCATCTCCTTGAAGGATGTGTGCTGGATGATGTGATCCACGGTCTCCTCTGACAGGGAGCACCCCAGAAACTCCAGGATCTTTTCAATCTCCCTCTTGGGGTTCTGAAACAAGAGACAGGCTCATTAGAGGGGCCTGGATTACTTACAGTGCAAACACAAGGGAAGTCCCCTCTCTGGTGTCACAAGCGGGGAGCTGGCCCCTTCCACTTGGAAACCTCCCAGCCCTCACTCTTCACTCTGGGCCTCTATCCCTGAAGCAAAAACACTATCTCTCAGCCTTAAGGTCCTGGAGTGAGCCCTGCTTGGTGCCTTAGGAGTGAGGACAGGGACAGTCTTCCTTTAGAACCGTGGTCCCAGGCATGGCACAGCCCCTGGCAGGAAGACATGAAAACAACAAACAGCTCATCTGTGACCACATGTGTAGCTGACCCAGGTGCTAGGAGATAAGGCCTGTGCTGGGGCCTGAGCTGAGCTGGCTCTGTGGCCAGGAATGGGAAGAGTGTGGGGAATCCTGGATTGGGTGGGCCTACCAATGGGGAGGGTCCTGAGGGCCTGGGCAGGTCCCCTGATGTTCCTGTCCCCCAGATAGGACATGCAGAGAAGTGTTAGAATGCAGTCTCACCTCCTTCAGGTCTTCATAGAAGAGGCAGAGCACAGGGTGGGTGCGGCTCAGCTCCCACCACTCCTGCACGTGCTGGTACCATGACCCAAAGGACACTGGGGAAGGAGTACCGTCCAATTGGTATGAGTTTTAGGTGGGCTTCCTCAGCTCCATCCGTCTCCTTCCTCCAGATGGGGACCCACCTTGTCCATCCATGAACTTCTCCAGGAAGTTGTCCCAAGTGCCAGGTTCAGGGTATCCCTTGGCCATTTTGTAGAAGTTGTAATAGGAGACAGCCACGTCCTTTGCATTGCGGGCAACATAGATCACCTGCAGGGAGAGACGACACCCACTGCCAGCTACACCACCCCACGCACACACCCCAGGACTGCCTCCCTCCTGCCTGCCTGGCCCCCTTCACAGCATCCCTGTGGGAGTTCCTTCTCAGCTTGACAAGGGAACACACTGAGGCCTTGAGGCTGACTTGCTGGAGACCTCAGGGATGGCTATGGCAGCTGGGATCTGaacttagatttttaaaaaatatttttagttgtagatggacacaatacctttattcattcattcattcattcattcattcatttatctatttatttaagtggtgctgagaatcaaacccagtacttcacatgtgctagtcaagtgctctaccacccagccacaacctcagtccctGAACTCAGCTTTGGTGTGAAAACCCTGGCTGGTCTCTGGAGCCTTACTTCATACTAATCTTACCCCCCTTGAGTTACCCCACACACCCAGATGGAGAACAAGGCAGGCAGAGAACCCTCCAGCTCCTCTGTGAGCCTCTGAGCCACAGGGCTCCCCTGTGCTCAGGTCTGAACTGAAGAGTCTCACTCTCCTCATGTTTTGCCCACCACAGTGAGGACAGGTTGTCTTTCCACTTGAGTAGAGACAAAGCTGGAATGGCCTTGTGAGTCCCCTGCCTCTCACCTTCACCTTCTGATCCAGAAAACTTTGGGGAAGCAGGGTCAGTTGCAAGTGTGTTCTGAGGAGCCGAGGGGCAGGTGTATCTTTCAAAATGTCCATACCTCAGGTGCAGGCAGGAGAAGATGTGATGAGCTGGAGCCCATTCCTCTAAGGTCACCTCCCCcagaatcctatcactcacctgtgGAAAGCCCTGGCCATTTCAACTCAAGGATAGGCACCCGTTCATAAATTGGGGCCCGGTGACACTTCTCTAGGTTTCCCCCCTGGTAGATCATTTCCATGATCTCAGTTACCCATGTGCTAcctggaaagagagagaaacagaagtgACCAGAGTGGAGGGCCAGGCCCTGCTGATCAAGGTGGACCCTGCAGCCCCAATGGGCTCTCCTCACTTACCAGTCTTGGGATAGGAGCTGATGAGCAGGTCATCGGGCCAGGCCTGGAAGCTCTGAATTGGCTCCACCATCTCTCCAATGTACTTGATCAGCGGGACCCCCTTCACATTGACCAGCGGCTGGCGGTAGATATCCTGGACCTGCTCCATGCTGCCGAGTCAGGGACCAGCGCCTGGTGTGCTTCTCTGAGTCCTATCACAAAACAGCATTTGCTGGATGGTTGCTCTGAGATACTGAGGCTTCAGGAGGTCCTGTATTTGCCCAATCTCACTAAGCTAGTAAGTGGCAGCTAGATTAGAAGGCAGATCTATCCCCAGTGCAGTGGTTCAcagctcaggctgcacctgctgcTCACCTGCAGAGCTTTCCAGGACCCCAGTGACCTGGCACAGCCCAGAGCCATAGAAGCCATCTCTGGAGCTACAGTTCAGAAACAGTTGTGGAATCTTTCCAGAAAATCCTAGCAAGTACTTCAGcatatgagaaattcctccattgtctgtctcctttattttgtttgttttgttttgaaggtTTATGGTacaagggatagaacccaggtttCTACCTGCTAGCTAAGAGCTCTACCAGGGAGACCACGGACTGTCCTTGCCCAGCCTGCCTGGCCTAATTGCTCATTGGTCTGCTTGACATGAGACTTTGGGCTCATGTCACAGCCTACACTCCATGGGCTCCTCTCTGTGCTGAGTCCCTTCCAGAGCTCCAGGGACCCTTTACATCCGGAAACACACTAGGCCAGCCTGAGTAGGAACCCCATTTGTCCAGTCCAGCTCCCTCTGGGCTCCAAGAGGAACATGACAATTGAGCAGGGGAACTTGCTGGGAAGCCACATTTGCATGTGAATAAGCAAAATTCTGATGACTCAGCAGAAGAGAAGAGGGGGACCCAGACCAGGCTGGATTTATCCTTTTGAGATGGGGGTGTCCTTGGGGAATGAACAGAAAGGGTAGTAGTCCCAGACAAGGGACCTGTTCAAGCATTAGGAGCACTTGGAAGACGTTGGAATCAGGAGCTGGGCAGGACAAGGGGGGTCTGGCCCAGCCACCCCAACTCTGGCATTCACCTGGCCTCTCAAGGTCCTGGTCTTGTGGGCATGCAGGAGGTATACGTAGGTGTGGAGTGGGGAGTGTGGCTCTGTTCTCTGAGCAGAGGTTTTAGGTCCAAAGTGGAAGGGATGAGGAGGCAGCACTGGAAATGGTGCCCTCAAAAAAGGGTAGGGTTTGAGGAGTGGGGATGTcactgtgcccctgcttcaggcCCAGACACACACCTTTCATAAAACTCAACATATGGGTTTCACATAGAAAACCAAAGGAGTGAAATGAGGAGAAAGAGCCCAGGGGCACCTGTGTTCTCAGCTGTAATCTGGTTCCTGAAGTGCTCCCTACACACATGCCTTCAGGAGAGGCAACACACAGCTTTTTCTAATGGACCATGTCAAAGAGGGAGagcagaggggaaagatggggtgCAGGTCAGCTCACCTTTCTGCTGGCTCCAGGCAAGTGTCTGGACACCAAGAGCTCAGGCCAGAGCAGCCTCAGGTATTCTGGGATCTGCAGATTCTGAAAACCAGGGTAAGTCCAGAGTGCTGAGTGGGCGGGGCCAAGGGACTGGGGGCGGAGCAGAGCAAGGAGGGCTGTTTTGAGGCAGCATGGGATGGGAAAGACAAGGAGCCAGAGCCTACTAGCCTTGGAGTAGACCCTGCTTCATGGCTCCTGTGGGACCTCAAGGAGCGTGGCTCACGGCTGGTGGAGCACAGCCCACAGGTGCTTTTCTTTCCCTGGGCTGAGGAGGCTGGACAGGAAGATTACAGGGTCACATGGAGGGAGAGCTCCCCACCTTCTCTGCCTTTATCTATTTGGATTACAATCAAATTCTAGCTGGACACTGAAGGTGGGAGTCTCCTGAGCCCCCCTAGAATAATGTGTCCTCAGCACCAAGCTGGACAAAGCCAGGCAGAGGGGGCTTCCAGGCAGGGGAGAGGCTGGCCACATGTTTGGGCCAGTGGTCTCTCCTCCCAGTTCTGTTCCCCTTGACAGTGGCCTCCCTGCAGATACCATAAGTTTCCCTTGACACAAAACT is a window encoding:
- the LOC143384970 gene encoding sulfotransferase 1A1-like isoform X2, translated to MEQVQDIYRQPLVNVKGVPLIKYIGEMVEPIQSFQAWPDDLLISSYPKTGSTWVTEIMEMIYQGGNLEKCHRAPIYERVPILELKWPGLSTGMDILKDTPAPRLLRTHLQLTLLPQSFLDQKVKNPKREIEKILEFLGCSLSEETVDHIIQHTSFKEMKKNPMANYTTLPTELMDHNISPFMRKGIVGDWKSVFTVAQNECFDTHYAKKMAGCKLNFRWQL
- the LOC143384970 gene encoding sulfotransferase 1A1-like isoform X1, yielding MEQVQDIYRQPLVNVKGVPLIKYIGEMVEPIQSFQAWPDDLLISSYPKTGSTWVTEIMEMIYQGGNLEKCHRAPIYERVPILELKWPGLSTGMDILKDTPAPRLLRTHLQLTLLPQSFLDQKVKVIYVARNAKDVAVSYYNFYKMAKGYPEPGTWDNFLEKFMDGQVSFGSWYQHVQEWWELSRTHPVLCLFYEDLKENPKREIEKILEFLGCSLSEETVDHIIQHTSFKEMKKNPMANYTTLPTELMDHNISPFMRKGIVGDWKSVFTVAQNECFDTHYAKKMAGCKLNFRWQL